The DNA window CGAGCACGCGACCAAGCTGTAACGCTCCGCTCCCCCAACGAAAAAACCGCGCCTCGTGCGCGGTTTTTCATTGGGTGCGAGAACGCGCGTAGTTCCCCAACATGCTTTCAGCCCGCGGTGCCCTGCCGCTTCACACCGTCGAGCACCCGTTCGATCATGCCGACCGCTGTGGCCACGCCATCTTCCCGCCGCATCATGGTAGCCGCAGCTACCGCGGCCACCGTCATGGCCGGGGTGGCGCGCGCCTGCCGGATCAGCCCCGCCAGTTTTTCGGGCGTGGCCTTGCGGCGGTGGACGGGCTTGCCCGCAATGCCCAGGCGCCGCAGTTCGCTGCCCCAATGCTGCTGCTCGCTGATGTGCGGCACCACAACGGAGGGCTTGCCGGCCAGCGTGGCCGACTGCGTGGTCCCGGCGCCGCCGTGGTGCAGCACCGCGAAGCAGCGGGGAAAGATCGCATGGTGCGGCGCCGCCTGCACATACAGCACCTCATTCGTCGACGCGAAGCCGCAGCCGCGCGCATCGGCGCTCTGGATGATCGCCCGGCATTCCGCCAGACGGGCCGCCTCCGTCAGCAGTTGCAGGGTCCGGGCCTGCCAGTCGACATCGGCCGGCATCCAGCTGCCCAATGTCATGTAGATGGGCGCTTCGCCGGCGGCGAGGAACGCGTCCAGGCCGGCCGGCAGCGCGCCTTCCACGGCGATGTTGGGCATGTCCAGGAAACCGCTCACCTGCACGGCCGCTGGCCAGTCGGGCTGGTGCTCGGCGATGACCGGGCTGACCGCCACCAGCGTCAGCAGGGGCGACAGCCACATCTCGTCGACCACGTCGTGCACCGGCGGCAAGCCCGCCCGGGCGCGCAGTGTGTTGATGTCCGGCTTCAGTGCGCGATTGATGGCCAGGCGCGTCAACCACCACAGCAGGCGGTTGCCCGTCTTGCCCATGCGCGGCACCGGCACCGGATGGCTCCAGGCACTGGGCACGCCGCCATGCGACAGCATCACGGCCACATAAGGCACGCCCGCGGCCTCTGCCGCCACCCGCAGCGGCGACACGAAGAAATGCCCGATCACCGCGTCGCACTCGGCGCACAGCCGCTGCGCGGCCGCGAACATCTGGTCTTCGACTGGGGCGAAGGCAACGCGCATGATCTTCGCCATCTGCCGCATCGGGTCGTTCGTCTCGAACACGGTGGCACCGACCGCCTCCGCAGCCTCCGGCCCGAGCACCGGCGATGCCACGACCCGGATGGTCAGGCCCGAGGGCGAGTCCAGGCGGCCATACGCGTCGCTGTCCACGCAGGTGATGACGAGCGTGACGTCATGCCCGGCGCGCTGCAGGCCTTCCGCCAGCGCCAGGAAAGGGCGCACGTCGCCATGGCTGCCCCAGGTTTGCAAGCCGATCCTCATCGATTTCCCTTCCGTCGAGACGCACTGCTTCCATGCTTTGCCGCCATTATGGCCGGGTTCGGGCCGCGCTGCACGTGGCGCTTGACATCGCCACGTGTGCTGTATACTGTATCAATCAACTAATACAGCTATACAGCTGTCGAGCTTCGACAGCCATCCAGCCATGACCGAACATACCGCACAGCTATTTGCCATCACCACCGGGTCGCCGGAGCCGATCTATCGCCAGCTCATCGAGCAGGTGAAACGCCTGGCCGCCGCCGGGGTGCTGGCGCCGGGCGACACGCTGCCATCGGTGCGCGACGTGGCCGGCGCGCTGGCCGTCAACCCCATGACGGTGTCCAAGGCCTACAACCTGCTGGAAATGGA is part of the Pseudoduganella lutea genome and encodes:
- a CDS encoding GntR family transcriptional regulator, whose translation is MTEHTAQLFAITTGSPEPIYRQLIEQVKRLAAAGVLAPGDTLPSVRDVAGALAVNPMTVSKAYNLLEMDGALERIRGQGMQVAQRKAGGRREREALLRPALERAAREARQLELDDHTILELFKQVLKEAK
- a CDS encoding glycosyltransferase; the encoded protein is MRIGLQTWGSHGDVRPFLALAEGLQRAGHDVTLVITCVDSDAYGRLDSPSGLTIRVVASPVLGPEAAEAVGATVFETNDPMRQMAKIMRVAFAPVEDQMFAAAQRLCAECDAVIGHFFVSPLRVAAEAAGVPYVAVMLSHGGVPSAWSHPVPVPRMGKTGNRLLWWLTRLAINRALKPDINTLRARAGLPPVHDVVDEMWLSPLLTLVAVSPVIAEHQPDWPAAVQVSGFLDMPNIAVEGALPAGLDAFLAAGEAPIYMTLGSWMPADVDWQARTLQLLTEAARLAECRAIIQSADARGCGFASTNEVLYVQAAPHHAIFPRCFAVLHHGGAGTTQSATLAGKPSVVVPHISEQQHWGSELRRLGIAGKPVHRRKATPEKLAGLIRQARATPAMTVAAVAAATMMRREDGVATAVGMIERVLDGVKRQGTAG